The nucleotide window TTAGCTGCCTTTTTGCATATCGACGGGAATTTTGCTTAAGATTTTCGATCGCCTTCTCCAGGGAGATCTTACCATCAAAATAATCGTAAAGCTCTTTGTATCCAATTGCCTGTATCGACTGGCAGTCTTTTAATCCCTTTTCGTAAAAGGACTTAACCTCATCAAGAAGCCCCTGCTCCATCATTAGGTCGACACGGAAATTGATTCTGCTATATAGCATCTCTCTTTCCATCGTCAGCCCGATTAACGCAGTTTCATACAAAAGTTCCGGAGATTGGTTTTCCTGCAACTCGCCCGCAGTTTTGCCGGTGCAGTGAATGATTTCCAACGCTCTGATCACTCGGCGGACATTATTAGGATGGATACGTGATGCACTTTCCGGATCGGCTTTTTTCAATTTTTCATGTAAATACTCCTGACCTTCAGCCTCTGCTGCTTGCTCCAAACTACATCTGAACACTGGATCAGAGGGTGCATCTGTAAAATGATAATCAAAAATCACTGACTGGATGTATAAACCAGTACCGCCGACGATCATCGGCATTTTCCCTCGAGAACTAATTTCATCGATTTTCTTCCGAACAAGCTCCTGGAATTCAGCGGTTGAAAAGCTTTCATCCGGTTCCTTGATATCAATTAAATGGTGGGGAATCCCCTCCATCTCTTCCACGGTGATTTTTGCGGTTCCGATGTCCATCCCGTTGTAAATTTGCATGGAATCACCGCTAATAATTTCACCGTCGAATTTCTTCGCAAGCTCGATGCTTAGCTTCGTCTTGCCAACTGCAGTCGTCCCAATTAACACAATCAATTTTTGTTTTTGTTCCAAAAAATTTCACACTGCCTTTTCATATAGGGTGTCAGCCATACCGTATCTGACATCTTCAATATATTTTACCATTAAATAGAAAGCAGTTGAACATCTATGCATTATACCCCTATTTTACAAATATTATTCTCTGATATCATCTTCTGAAAAAATTTTCCTCAACTTTTACAGTTAGATAACGATTCAGTAACAAACAAGCTTTCACCCCCAGATTCATGATAGTTTAATAGAAGTCTATGATGGTTAATAATTTTTAGGGAACTGGGTGAAAACACTATGTTATCAACTACAGAAATAGGGATTGATCTAGGTACAGCTAATACACTTGTATATAGTAAAAATAAAGGCATCGCCTTGAATGAACCTTCGGTTGTGGCGATAGATACTGAGACAAAAAATGTCCTTGCTGTCGGCAAGGAAGCTAAGGAAATGATTGGAAAGACTCCTGGAAAAATTGTGGCGATCCGTCCATTGAAAGATGGAGTCATTGCTGATTTCGATGTGACAACTGAAATGCTGAAGCAAATCATGAAGAAAGCTTCAAAAAAGGGCGGCTTTTCACTCCGCAAACCGGATGTTGTCGTCTGCACACCTTCCGGTTCAACAAGTGTTGAACGCCGTGCGATCCAGGATGCAGTCAGAAATGCTGGCGCAAAAAAGGTTCATCTGATTGAGGAACCAGTTGCAGCTGCAATTGGTGCTGGACTGCCCGTTGATGAGCCGGTAGCAAACGTTGTTGTTGATATCGGAGGGGGCACAACTGAAGTTGCCATCATTTCATATGGCGGTGTCGTTGCTTGCCATTCTATCCGCATCGCTGGAGACAGATTGGACGAAGACATCGTACAATACGTACGCAAAGAATATAATGTTCTCATTGGTGAAAGAACGGCTGAAAAAATCAAGATGGAAATTGGGTACGCGCTAGTTGATCATGAAATGATGGAACTGGATATCCGTGGCCGTGACCTTGTAACAGGTCTTCCAAAGACTGTTACCCTGAATTCTTATGAAATCAGGGACACAATCAGGGAATCTCTTCTTCATATCATGGAGGCAATCCGGGCTACTCTCGAAGACTGTCCTGCAGAACTGAGCGGCGATATCGTAGACCGCGGTGTAATCCTTTCCGGTGGCGGTGCATTGCTGAACGGGATTCAGGATTGGCTCGGCAGTGAGATGGTTGTTCCAGTACACATCGCACCGAATCCGCTGGAATCAGTTGCGATCGGAACCGGTAAGGCACTGCAATACATCCATAAACTTCAACCAGCTGTGAGATAAAATAAGAAAAGCGCAAGCGCCTTGGTCAGCCCCGACAAGCGCTGGAGGGCCTGACAGTGAAGTCGTTCTTTGACTTCATTGGCAGGACCGAAGCGACTCGAGGGGCTAGGCGCTGGAGCTGGACAAAGAAAAGCGCAAGCGTCTTGGTCAGCCCCGACAAGCGCTGGAGGGCCTGACAGTGAAGTCGTTCTTTGACTTCATTGGCAGGACCGAAATCGAAAAGTATAGCCGACTGCCCAGAAACGCAGAAACTGGAGACTCCGACAAAGAAGCGCTTTTTGCTTCTGCCGGCGGAGTTGAAGTTTCGGAGTTACTAGGAGGCGACACTAGACAATTCAAAATGCGGAGGCGACTGCCCAACTCCGACAAGCGTTGGAGGGGCTGACAGTGAAGTCGCTCTTTGACTTCATTGGCAGGACCGAAACGTCTCGAGGAGTTAGGAGCCGCAGCAGGACAAGCGACTCGAGGGGCTAGGCGCTGGAGCTGGACACTAATCTAAGGCATCAAAAAAGAAAGATTGCCAGTTTTTATTTGGCAATCTTTTTTCTGCTTCAAAATCTGACTATATAAATTGATAAAAAGTCATTTGTTAGCCTTTACTCTTTATACTGTTTCCTTAATCTGTTGAAGTATAGGAAAACGGGCAATGGGATGACGATAAAGCCGAGGCTTTTTATAATTTGATTGACCGCTCTGTCTTTTTGCCTATCCTTTTCTTCCTTAACATATATTTCATAATTGCTGCGAAGTTCTTCCTCGCTCATTTCTGTCTTCGAACCTTCAATTTTGCCATGGCTCACCATCTGCTTATATTCAGTAAAACTTTGATAGTAACCAGTTGGGCTAACTAGATCCGCTGTCGCCATGAAAATCGAAACCCCTCCGCCAATTACCATCATCAATGTAGCAAACAATACAAGATAAGTATATAAATGTCTGACCACTTTCTCTCCCCCTTGCTCTTTATTTTTCACTGCAAAAGCTACTATAAAAATCAGTACAACTACAGGTAGTATGAAAAATAATAATGAGAATACAAACAATATATCGCCCCCTTTGAATATTATAAGAGACAGTAACCCATTTAATGAATATATCATTTCATGTTTAATCAATTTCTTATTAGTGTAATTTTACACTATTATTATCTAAAATAGAAGAATTTTTATCCAACTGTAGTAATTTTTCATAAAAAAAAACAGTGAACCCAATTGGGAACACTGTTTCTTCAAGTAGAATACAGAGATAAATTTTCGTCGTCCAGCTTTCAGCGCTTGTCGAAGCTGATCAAGGCGCTTGCGCTCTTCTAATTACATTACCCGTTTGAACATTTTCTCCATTTCATAAGTGGAGTAATGAACGATGATTGGCCTTCCATGCGGGCAGGTGAACGGATCGGATGAACGACGCAACTCATCGAGTAATGCCTGAATTTCGTCGTTCCGCAGGTGGTGATTAGCCTTTATGGATGCCTTGCAGCTCATCATGATGGCTGCTTCCTCTCGAAGTTTTTTCAGATTGACTTTCTTCATCAACAAGAGTTGTTCAATCATGTCTTCAATCAGATCTTTTTCCTCCCCGCGAGGGAACCACTGTGGGTGTGAACGCACGATGAAGCTGTAGTAGCCAAACGGCTCAAGAAATACTCCTACTTTCTCCAGCTCATGCTGATGTTCATTTATTTTAATGCACTCATCCGCTGAATATTCAAGAGTGATTGGCACAAGCATTTCCTGTAGCTCAGTCGCCACCTCGCCTACTTTGTCCCTGAAGTACTCATATTTAATTCTTTCCTGGGCGGCATGCTGGTCAATTATATATAAGCCACGGTCATTCTGAGCTAGAATATAGGTCCCATGCATCTGCCCAATCGGATATAGAGGAGGGACTCGTGATTCTTGTACCTCTCCAACCTGTACTTGTGATGGAGGAGAATTCTCTGGTTCGAGAATTTCTTCTTCATCATGAACGAGTTCCTCATCAGAGACAGGGGCTGGAGCGTCGAAGGTCGTATTTTCTTGAGCTATAAAAGCATTTCTCCAGTCTGGAGCTCCCTGCTGTGAGCTATTTGGTGACTCGACAGTTTTATAGCTCCTGCTTAGCTCGGCAGCCTTTTCCTCAACAAATGGCTTTCGGTCTATGGTCGATTGTAAACTGGAAGGTTTACCTCCTGCTTCTGGCAAATGATCCAGCTCCATGAAGGTTTGTTCTGTCTTCGGTTTTTCCTGCTTATGAGTAACCATTCCAGCAGGAATCAATTCCTT belongs to Mesobacillus subterraneus and includes:
- the miaA gene encoding tRNA (adenosine(37)-N6)-dimethylallyltransferase MiaA, which encodes MEQKQKLIVLIGTTAVGKTKLSIELAKKFDGEIISGDSMQIYNGMDIGTAKITVEEMEGIPHHLIDIKEPDESFSTAEFQELVRKKIDEISSRGKMPMIVGGTGLYIQSVIFDYHFTDAPSDPVFRCSLEQAAEAEGQEYLHEKLKKADPESASRIHPNNVRRVIRALEIIHCTGKTAGELQENQSPELLYETALIGLTMEREMLYSRINFRVDLMMEQGLLDEVKSFYEKGLKDCQSIQAIGYKELYDYFDGKISLEKAIENLKQNSRRYAKRQLTWFRNKMNVEWFDMSESNDAEKKFAEISKFIEGKLEIKANTY
- the mreBH gene encoding rod-share determining protein MreBH, with the translated sequence MLSTTEIGIDLGTANTLVYSKNKGIALNEPSVVAIDTETKNVLAVGKEAKEMIGKTPGKIVAIRPLKDGVIADFDVTTEMLKQIMKKASKKGGFSLRKPDVVVCTPSGSTSVERRAIQDAVRNAGAKKVHLIEEPVAAAIGAGLPVDEPVANVVVDIGGGTTEVAIISYGGVVACHSIRIAGDRLDEDIVQYVRKEYNVLIGERTAEKIKMEIGYALVDHEMMELDIRGRDLVTGLPKTVTLNSYEIRDTIRESLLHIMEAIRATLEDCPAELSGDIVDRGVILSGGGALLNGIQDWLGSEMVVPVHIAPNPLESVAIGTGKALQYIHKLQPAVR